The Pseudorasbora parva isolate DD20220531a chromosome 16, ASM2467924v1, whole genome shotgun sequence genome includes a region encoding these proteins:
- the LOC137043240 gene encoding paraneoplastic antigen Ma2-like, with translation MAQLKNWCVGEGIDPVKALLVKDVPPETEVGFIEATLQTVKVLGRVRVRGRMYDPQSQSLTVLCECRENVKADTIPLDVVPEGSVTPWRIFGPSEQEEEPRAQAAADGQNVPLPDSSFPSPLQASTPESIIRAVGDILQLTSKPTHGDNSLYRRLRTFSGVMPTPPGEEQLDNWVEQARLLIEEYDRPEREKKMRIMESVKGLALEILQAVRFNNPSATAMDYIDILETTFGNPESGEELYFAFRMLCQHPNEKLSEFLRRLERVLNKVVQKGGLPSSAADKARLDQLIKGAIRSDIMILKLGLRDSRDSPPTFLELLNEIRLEEEHEASRRRLHPPKAVYAKSATVTSETELKELKAEIHHLRAQVSELSAPATMSSAPFSVTPVAENSEDKNVQALKKEVVKLRKQVSVMSVKPKYSSVNEPHPQEAQSRPWQQRPSATRDPSDFFCYRCGEDGHFANRCASPENYPKVIQKLLQVQRKSKQNQKSDNETRTKTTNASVKRSLVNVQTNSLPKGLIGPPSTAQVRINGNPCTALMDSGSQVTIIFDSWYAGHL, from the coding sequence ATGGCTCAGTTGAAGAACTGGTGTGTTGGAGAAGGCATAGACCCGGTGAAAGCCTTGCTGGTTAAAGATGTACCTCCTGAAACTGAGGTGGGTTTCATTGAAGCAACGCTGCAGACTGTCAAAGTACTTGGGAGAGTCAGAGTGAGAGGAAGAATGTATGACCCACAGTCTCAAAGTTTAACTGTGTTATGTGAGTGCAGGGAGAATGTGAAGGCAGATACCATTCCTCTTGATGTTGTTCCTGAGGGGTCTGTTACGCCATGGAGAATCTTTGGACCTTCTGAGCAGGAGGAAGAACCCCGAGCTCAAGCAGCCGCTGATGGTCAGAATGTGCCGCTACCAGATTCCAGTTTTCCTTCCCCACTCCAAGCATCCACTCCTGAATCTATTATTCGAGCAGTTGGTGATATCCTGCAACTGACAAGCAAGCCCACACACGGTGACAACAGCCTTTACAGAAGACTGCGTACCTTCTCAGGGGTCATGCCCACACCCCCGGGAGAAGAGCAGTTGGACAACTGGGTTGAACAAGCCAGACTTTTGATTGAAGAATATGATCGCCcggaaagagaaaagaaaatgagAATAATGGAAAGTGTAAAGGGTCTGGCCCTCGAGATCCTTCAAGCTGTCCGTTTCAACAACCCATCTGCGACCGCTATGGACTACATTGACATTCTCGAGACCACCTTTGGCAATCCAGAGAGTGGTGAAGAACTTTACTTTGCCTTTCGAATGTTGTGTCAACACCCCAACGAGAAACTCTCTGAGTTCCTGAGACGCCTTGAGAGAGTCCTGAATAAAGTAGTCCAAAAGGGTGGGCTCCCATCATCGGCGGCAGACAAAGCACGTCTTGACCAACTCATTAAAGGGGCCATCAGATCTGACATTATGATACTAAAGCTTGGATTGAGAGACAGCAGAGACAGTCCTCCCACTTTTCTCGAGCTGCTAAATGAGATACGCCTGGAGGAGGAGCATGAAGCTTCACGTCGCAGACTCCATCCACCCAAAGCTGTCTATGCCAAAAGTGCTACCGTGACCTCTGAAACTGAATTAAAAGAGTTAAAAGCCGAAATACATCATCTCAGAGCACAAGTAAGTGAACTCTCTGCTCCCGCCACCATGTCAAGCGCACCTTTTTCAGTCACTCCGGTGGCAGAGAACTCCGAAGACAAAAATGTTCAAGCTTTAAAGAAAGAAGTTGTCAAGCTCCGAAAGCAAGTTTCTGTCATGTCCGTCAAGCCCAAGTACAGTTCGGTGAATGAGCCCCACCCGCAAGAGGCCCAGTCAAGACCTTGGCAGCAAAGACCTTCTGCAACCAGAGACCCAAGTGATTTTTTCTGCTATCGGTGCGGTGAAGACGGGCATTTTGCAAACAGGTGTGCATCTCCCGAGAACTATCCCAAAGTTATCCAGAAACTGCTGCAAGTTCAAAGGAAATCCAAGCAGAACCAGAAATCTGATAACGAAACAAGAACCAAGACCACAAATGCAAGTGTCAAGAGAAGCTTGGTAAATGTACAGACCAACAGTTTGCCCAAGGGACTCATTGGACCGCCCTCAACTGCTCAAGTTAGGATCAATGGCAACCCCTGCACTGCGCTGATGGACAGTGGATCTCAAGTTACAATCATCTTCGACAGTTGGTATGCCGGACACCTGTGA